In Sphingomonas sp. Leaf357, a single genomic region encodes these proteins:
- a CDS encoding TauD/TfdA dioxygenase family protein, translating into MTALIHHFDNVKDADNPLDVVPVGGRIGAEIRGVKLDGDLDEPTVAAIRASLLRHKVIFFRGQTHLTDESHEAFAARLGEPLAHPTVPVAEGSRFLLELNSKEGEAASAWHTDITFLPAFPSASILRSLIIPPAGGDTLWANGAAAYADLPAPLKALADRLRAIHTNAYDYAASRPEASEDQIKRHREIFASTVYETEHPVVHVHPETQERVLLLGNFVKSFVGLNRDDSARIFSLLQDHITKPENTVRWRWNPGDVAIWDNRATQHRAIADFGKQRRLLRRATIAGQVPVGVDGSGSRVVKPEPQLELVAAE; encoded by the coding sequence GACAATCCGCTGGACGTCGTGCCCGTGGGCGGACGCATCGGGGCCGAGATCCGGGGCGTTAAGCTCGACGGCGATCTCGACGAACCGACCGTCGCGGCGATCCGTGCGTCGCTGCTGCGCCACAAGGTTATCTTCTTTCGGGGCCAGACGCACCTGACCGACGAAAGCCACGAGGCGTTCGCCGCCAGGCTGGGCGAGCCGCTGGCGCATCCTACCGTGCCGGTGGCGGAAGGATCGCGCTTCCTGCTGGAACTCAACTCGAAGGAAGGCGAGGCGGCATCCGCCTGGCATACCGACATCACGTTCCTGCCGGCCTTTCCGTCCGCATCGATTCTGCGCTCGCTGATCATCCCGCCGGCGGGTGGCGATACGCTCTGGGCGAACGGCGCGGCGGCCTATGCCGATCTGCCCGCCCCGCTCAAGGCGCTCGCCGACCGGCTGCGCGCGATCCACACCAATGCCTATGATTATGCCGCCTCGCGACCCGAAGCATCCGAAGACCAGATCAAACGCCATCGCGAGATTTTCGCCTCGACGGTATACGAGACCGAGCATCCGGTGGTGCACGTCCACCCCGAGACGCAGGAACGCGTGCTGTTGCTGGGCAATTTCGTGAAGTCGTTCGTGGGGCTCAACCGCGATGACTCCGCGCGCATCTTCAGCCTGTTGCAGGATCATATCACCAAGCCGGAGAATACCGTGCGCTGGCGCTGGAACCCGGGCGACGTGGCGATCTGGGACAATCGCGCGACGCAGCACCGCGCCATCGCCGATTTCGGCAAGCAGCGCCGCCTGCTGCGCCGCGCGACGATCGCGGGGCAGGTGCCGGTGGGCGTCGATGGCTCCGGCAGCCGGGTGGTGAAGCCCGAGCCGCAGCTGGAACTCGTCGCGGCGGAGTGA
- a CDS encoding arylsulfatase, which produces MMKKRYLLLSATAVLAPLALLQGAAPAAPARAADPARKPNILIIVADDLGYSDVGAFGGEIRTPNLDALASRGLKLTGFHSAPACSPTRSMLLSGTDNHLAGLGNMSELLAPNQRGQRGYEGYLPSDIVSLADRLHDLNYATLMSGKWHLGTRAEDSPARHGFDQSFDLAQGGGNHYGLDISKKPGDFGTTYWENGQQLATLPANFYSSDTYATKLIEFLGKADKTKPFFAYLTFTAPHWPLQAPDEDVARYKGKYDAGFEVLREHRLARQKALGLIPQNVVAHPIEVLKGSKRWADLSPLEKAEHSRAMEIYAAMVDRMDQNVGRVIAHLKATGQYDNTIILFTADNGAEGLDVARAEIPGLSLRVKAADNRLENWGKPTSYIGYGPGWAQAATAPSWLYKGFTTEGGTRVAAFIDWPGGKRSGVSGVYGTVMDVVPTLVEAAGGEWRGSSYAGRTVQPVRGSSWRPYLTGAAKRVHAPDEHVASELFGRRAVRQGDWKAVNLGDGWRLFNLADDPGETRDLAKSEPKRLAALAAAWDGYGKQVGVILPSTPATFP; this is translated from the coding sequence ATGATGAAGAAACGATATCTGTTACTGTCCGCGACGGCGGTGCTGGCTCCATTGGCGCTTCTTCAAGGGGCGGCGCCGGCCGCCCCGGCCAGGGCGGCGGACCCGGCGCGCAAGCCGAACATACTCATCATCGTCGCGGACGATCTCGGCTATTCCGATGTAGGGGCGTTCGGGGGCGAGATCCGGACGCCTAACCTCGATGCGCTCGCCTCGCGCGGGTTGAAGCTCACCGGCTTCCATTCCGCCCCGGCCTGTTCGCCGACCCGTTCGATGCTGCTGTCGGGCACCGACAACCATCTCGCCGGGCTCGGCAATATGAGCGAGTTGCTCGCGCCCAATCAGCGCGGCCAGCGCGGCTATGAGGGCTATCTGCCGAGCGATATCGTATCGCTGGCGGATCGGCTGCACGATCTGAATTACGCGACGTTGATGTCGGGCAAATGGCATCTCGGCACACGGGCCGAGGATAGCCCGGCGCGGCACGGCTTCGACCAGAGCTTCGATCTCGCACAGGGTGGCGGCAACCATTACGGGCTCGATATCTCGAAGAAGCCCGGCGATTTCGGCACGACCTATTGGGAGAACGGCCAGCAGCTCGCCACGCTGCCCGCCAACTTCTATTCGTCGGACACCTATGCGACCAAGTTGATCGAATTCCTCGGCAAGGCGGACAAGACCAAGCCGTTCTTCGCCTATCTCACTTTCACCGCGCCACACTGGCCGCTTCAGGCACCTGACGAGGATGTCGCGCGCTACAAGGGCAAATACGATGCCGGGTTCGAGGTGCTGCGCGAACACCGGCTGGCGCGGCAAAAGGCGCTGGGGCTGATTCCTCAGAACGTCGTCGCGCATCCGATCGAGGTGCTGAAGGGCAGCAAGCGTTGGGCCGATCTGTCGCCACTGGAAAAGGCCGAACATTCGCGCGCCATGGAGATCTATGCGGCGATGGTAGACCGGATGGACCAGAATGTCGGCCGCGTGATCGCGCATCTGAAGGCCACCGGCCAGTACGACAACACGATCATCCTGTTCACTGCCGACAATGGGGCGGAGGGACTGGATGTCGCGCGCGCGGAAATTCCCGGCCTGTCGCTGCGCGTGAAGGCTGCCGACAATCGGCTGGAGAATTGGGGCAAGCCGACATCGTATATCGGCTATGGCCCCGGTTGGGCGCAGGCGGCGACCGCGCCGTCCTGGCTCTACAAGGGTTTCACCACCGAGGGCGGCACCCGAGTGGCGGCGTTCATCGACTGGCCGGGCGGCAAGCGCAGCGGCGTCTCGGGCGTGTACGGCACGGTGATGGACGTGGTGCCGACCTTGGTCGAGGCGGCGGGCGGCGAATGGCGCGGTAGCAGCTATGCCGGCCGTACGGTGCAGCCGGTGCGTGGGTCGAGTTGGCGGCCCTATCTCACAGGGGCGGCGAAACGCGTTCATGCGCCGGACGAGCACGTCGCCAGCGAATTGTTCGGTCGCCGCGCGGTGCGGCAGGGCGACTGGAAGGCGGTCAATCTCGGTGACGGCTGGCGGTTGTTCAACCTCGCCGACGATCCCGGCGAGACCCGCGATCTCGCCAAAAGCGAGCCGAAGCGGCTGGCTGCGCTCGCCGCCGCCTGGGACGGTTATGGCAAGCAGGTGGGGGTGATCCTGCCCTCCACGCCGGCGACGTTCCCGTGA
- a CDS encoding formylglycine-generating enzyme family protein — translation MIRPLLLVVGALALLGADARPVPARSAVAQRCGGDRSDGSVLVPASRFAIGSDRFYPEEGPPTPVEVDAFRIDAHEVTNRQFAAFVAATGYVTEAERPNGGAFVFVPPRLPGDTPDPAEWWRFVRGANWRHPHGPHTDLKGRSEQPVVDVTYADAAAYARWSRRALPSEEQFEAAARFGLRDPDARPDARHANTWQGNFPNRNSGEDGFVGPAPVGCFEPNGVGAYDLIGNVWEWTKSWYLPGHGAFATGDGTPGNPSFDPRQPGARARVIKGGSFLCASNYCARYRPAARHAQEETLAASHLGFRTVALGRSR, via the coding sequence GTGATCCGGCCGCTGCTGCTGGTGGTCGGCGCGCTGGCACTGCTCGGGGCGGATGCACGACCGGTGCCGGCGCGATCCGCCGTCGCGCAGCGCTGCGGCGGCGATCGCAGCGACGGCAGCGTGCTGGTGCCCGCCAGCCGGTTCGCGATCGGCAGCGATCGTTTCTATCCCGAGGAAGGCCCGCCGACGCCGGTCGAGGTCGACGCCTTTCGGATCGATGCACATGAAGTCACCAACCGCCAGTTCGCCGCCTTCGTCGCGGCGACCGGCTATGTCACCGAGGCCGAGCGGCCGAACGGCGGCGCGTTCGTGTTCGTGCCACCGCGCCTGCCAGGCGATACGCCGGACCCGGCCGAATGGTGGCGCTTCGTGCGCGGTGCGAACTGGCGGCATCCGCACGGGCCGCATACCGATCTGAAGGGCCGTTCAGAGCAGCCGGTGGTCGATGTGACCTATGCCGATGCGGCTGCTTACGCTCGCTGGTCGCGGCGGGCGCTGCCTAGTGAAGAGCAGTTCGAGGCGGCCGCCCGCTTCGGTCTGCGCGATCCCGATGCTCGGCCCGATGCGCGCCACGCCAACACCTGGCAGGGGAATTTTCCGAACCGGAACAGCGGCGAGGACGGTTTTGTCGGCCCCGCGCCGGTTGGGTGCTTCGAGCCGAACGGGGTCGGCGCGTACGATTTGATCGGCAATGTGTGGGAATGGACCAAGAGCTGGTATCTCCCCGGCCACGGCGCGTTCGCGACCGGCGACGGCACACCCGGCAACCCGAGCTTCGATCCGCGCCAGCCCGGCGCGCGGGCGCGCGTGATCAAGGGCGGATCGTTCCTGTGCGCGAGCAATTATTGCGCCCGCTACCGGCCCGCCGCGCGGCATGCGCAGGAGGAGACGCTGGCCGCGTCGCATCTGGGGTTCCGGACGGTCGCGTTGGGACGTTCTAGATAG
- a CDS encoding alpha/beta hydrolase, with protein sequence MDFASDQVQPILVTAKGDPKLPNAVNHVELDLAKFHNGRWALQLDAAFARRSIPAVIVARGVACLAVAWWAQLSPRSYLDAVRGAVFRSPLHVELGQAPIAASASTGPTHRLPFPSIVANDVTLYVEQVLALADRWGSRFVDLSAPSSDHPSNRSSTGTAAEERLLAYLALLDPRVASDDDRAVAYIAPLAPIHSI encoded by the coding sequence ATGGATTTCGCGTCCGATCAAGTCCAACCGATCCTGGTGACCGCAAAGGGCGACCCCAAGCTGCCGAACGCGGTAAACCATGTCGAACTGGACCTGGCCAAATTCCATAACGGACGCTGGGCCTTGCAGCTCGACGCGGCCTTCGCTCGCCGCTCCATACCGGCGGTGATCGTCGCGCGCGGCGTCGCGTGCCTGGCGGTGGCGTGGTGGGCACAGCTCTCGCCGCGCAGCTATTTGGATGCGGTGCGCGGCGCGGTGTTCCGCTCCCCGCTGCATGTTGAACTCGGCCAAGCACCGATCGCGGCGAGCGCCAGCACCGGCCCCACGCACCGCCTGCCCTTCCCGTCGATCGTGGCAAACGACGTGACCCTGTATGTCGAACAGGTGCTGGCCCTCGCCGACCGTTGGGGCAGCCGGTTCGTCGATCTTAGCGCACCGTCATCCGATCACCCGAGCAATCGATCGAGCACCGGCACGGCGGCAGAGGAACGCCTGCTGGCCTATCTTGCCCTGCTCGATCCGCGCGTGGCATCGGACGACGATCGCGCGGTGGCGTACATCGCCCCGCTCGCGCCGATCCACTCTATCTAG